The sequence TCGAGGCATCCTCGGTCTGCGTCTCGCGGTCGAGCCGCCACAGCCGCGCCTGCACGCTCTGCCAGTCGCCGAGCAGGAAGGCGAGCAGGTCGATCTGGTGGATCGCGTGACCGAGCGTCGGTCCGCCGCCCTCGGTCTCCCACCTGCCGCGCCACGGCACCGCGAAGTATGCGGCGTCGCGGAACCACAGCGTCTGGCACTGCGCGATGAGCGTGCGGCCGAACGCACCCTGCTCGAGCAGGCGCTTGACGTGCGCCGCAGCCGTGCCGGTGCGCTGCTGGAACACCACGACGAGCTCGCGGCCGGCGTCGGCCGCGGCTGCGCGCATGTCGTCGAGTTCTTCCAGGCTCGGTGCCGGCGGCTTCTCGACGATGACGTGCGCTCCCGCGCGGGACGCGGCGACGGACTGGTCGCGGTGCGCGACCGGCGGCGTGCAGACGTGCACCACGTCGGGGTGCGCGGACGCGAGCAGCGCGGGGAGGTCGTCGTACACCTCGGGCACGCCGAACTCCGCGGCGAACGACGTCGCGGACTCGCGCGACAGGTCGGTGACCGCGACGAGCTCCGCGTGCGGATACGCCGCGATGGCGGTGGCGTGCGCGCGGGCGATGGCGCCGGTGCCCACGATCGCGCAGCGCAGTGTCTCGGTCATC comes from Microbacterium cremeum and encodes:
- a CDS encoding Gfo/Idh/MocA family protein translates to MTETLRCAIVGTGAIARAHATAIAAYPHAELVAVTDLSRESATSFAAEFGVPEVYDDLPALLASAHPDVVHVCTPPVAHRDQSVAASRAGAHVIVEKPPAPSLEELDDMRAAAADAGRELVVVFQQRTGTAAAHVKRLLEQGAFGRTLIAQCQTLWFRDAAYFAVPWRGRWETEGGGPTLGHAIHQIDLLAFLLGDWQSVQARLWRLDRETQTEDASTATVTFANGAIASVVTSAVSPRETSAIRIDTQRATITVDHLYGHGHEHWRITPAPGFEAEADAWRLPDTEEPSGHDVLLRDVFDALRSGSPLPAVGTDPARSFELVAAIYASAAEDGAVVTPADLAAHPTHRRSFASAVVDVRPAP